ATGATGGGTTGGGTTACTGTACTTGGAACGGGCTGGGACAGAACCTGACCGAAGAAAACATCCTTTTCGCTCTTAACTccttgaaggagaagggaatcGAAATTCAAAATCTGTTTATAGATGACAATTGGCAGACTCTCGACAACGAAGGCGAGTCACAGTTCAACAGGGCGTGGACACGGTTTGAGGCAGATTCCAAAGCCTTCCCACAGGGATTTAAACGAGGCATAGAGACCATCCGCCAGAAGCATCGGAATATTCAGCATATCGCAGTCTGGCATGCCCTCTTTGGATACTGGGGTGGAATCTCGCCCAACGGGGATCTTGCCCGAGCCTACAAGACCAAAGAGGTGCAGATTACAGATCCGGCCACAGGAGGGACCGTTGCGCACGCCTCTGAGAAGGGGTCATTGCTGGCTATTGATCCTGAAGATATACAGCGCTTTTATGATGATTTCTACAGCTTTCTATCATCTGTTGGTGTTGATTCGGTCAAAACAGACGCTCAATTCTATCTTGATCTGCTGAAAGACCCCGAGGACCGCAGACGGTTTATGAACGCTTACCAGGACGCATGGTCCATTTCCTCACTGAATCACTTCAGTACAAGGGCAATCTCGTGCATGTCCATGATACCGCAAGCCATCTTTCATTCCCATCTCCCAACGAACAAGCCTCAAATTGCTCTGCGCAACTcagatgacttcttcccGGAGATCCCGGCATCTCACACATGGCATGTATTTTGCAACGCACACAATGCCCTCTTGACACGGTACCTCAATGTTCTGCCAGATTGGGACATGTTCCAGACGTGCCATCCCTACGCTTCGTTCCATGCAGCTGCACGATGCCTCTCGGGCGGTCCGATATACATCACCGACGAGCCCGGCAAACATGGCCTACCGGTCATCAACCAGATGACCGCGCCCACTATTCATGGATCAACAGTCATCCTCAGACCTAGTATCGTGGGACGCACGCTAGACATGTACCACGATTACAACGAAGGCAACGTCCTCCGCATCGGCACATACACTGGGTGGGCCAAGACAGGCAGCGGCATTCTGGGACTGTTCAACATCCACGCCGCGGGATCATCTTGCATCGTACCCTTGCGCGATTTCCCGGGCATTCACGCAGGCTCAGATGGCCAGTACATTATCCGCGCGCACACAAGCGGTAAAATCACCGAGCCGATACATCCCTCCGACGACAAGGCCCTCGTATCCGTTGTACTCGAGCAGAAAGAATGGGAGATTCTCACGGCCTACCCGACCAAATCCTTTACCCTCAGAGGGAGTAGAGGCTGCAATGCGGACGGCTCCAGGCTCACCCATGTCGCTATCTTGGGTTTGCTGGGTAAGATGACTGGTGCAGCTGCCGTGACGAACAGTGATATCATCATGGCGGAGAACGGCCGGCTGCGTTTCGACGTCAGCCTCAAAGGTCTGGGGACTCTGGGTATCTACTTTTCTGATCTGCAGAATTGGAGTATTGCTCGAAATTTCATGGTGACTATCCGTGGCCGGGCTGTGCCAAGAAAGACGGTCTGGAAGGAAGGAGGTGCCCATGCTAAGGTTCTAGCGGTTGATGTTCAGGCGGCGTGGAAGGCGATGGGATTGGATAGTGGTTGGAGCAATGAGGTCCTTGTGCAGGTCTTTGTTGGATGATTGTTCGTGTAGTCCGGATAGGTTTCGATCAGCAGGAATGAAATGCTTTGCCCCAGAGTCCTGTTCAACTGTAGGTCGAGGGACCCAGAAAATCCTACTCGACAACGGCCCTCCACCCCCGTCTCGGTACAAAATGTTTCACACCTTCATCCTCCAATACATCCTTCCCCAGCCTCCCTGTGACCACACTCCTTTCAACTTCAGGCCCACGAACATAGAACGGCTCGAACCCTAGTTCCTGTCCAGTCCGCAGGTTCCGCTTACGCACCcacctcttctttcctgACCCAGATTCAGCTGATTCATGCTCAGGCACAAACCCAGAGTTCACACGGTCCAGTGTGGCAAACCATCGTCGCTGGTGGATGGAGCCGATCGTGTTGGTGGAACCGGGATAAGCATTGTTCATCCGGATCTGACGGTCTATGGCGCTCTCTGGTTCGGAATGGGAGGCCATGGTGTCTGCATCTGCGTCTACAGATTGATCCTGAGGTTCCCTGTCTGGAATTTCGGAGTCTGAGGAGGTGCTAGGCTCCGGACGGGTTGTTGATGAACGAATAGTCCGTCTACGTCTCTTTCGAGGAATCCGTGTAGACGGCTTTGCAAAGTCAAAATTCTTGTCTAGCCGGAGGATGATGGTATAGTTTTCCGGAAGACGCGTTCCATGAAGTCGGAGGCGGATTTTATTCTGTTCGTGATCAGTTATCGTCAGGGCTGAGGGAGGGTCATGTCACTTACGTTGCGAAAAGCCTCGCGCAGTTTCTCACTTTCAGTCTTCTTATATACATGGGAATGAAGTGATGAGTCAGAGAGTTCTGACCGGGAATCGTCTGTTTCAACTATTTCCCGCGCGGACTGGGAAGGAAGAATCTCGTATTCCCCCGTGTCCCAGATGATCATGCTACCTGTGTTTGCGGATGCTGTCTCAATTAGGTGGTTCTGTAGGTTCAACGGCTGTCAGATTAATGCAATGCAACATGCCTCACTAAGAGCCAACATACCCAAAAACAATGTACCCGCGTCTCAGTCGCATTCCGGTTCAACCGCCGGCTGTTGGGATCACCGGGTAATCCGTACATGATCGACCAGCTGACAGAGCTCGTCTCCGAAAACTGTAGTCGCAGGTCATAGTGCGGTCCTGCGATGGGGTGATCGTGTTGATGAATCACAAAGTGTCGGCCGTTTGGATGCAGGTTTCGTTCATACAGCTCTACCCAGTCTCTGATCGGCAGCCGAGGCACTTGGGGTGATACTGGACGAGCACACCTCGCAAGTCTGGAGGAAAAGATCTTGAGGTGGTCTGTTACCTCTACTAGGCCAGCTTCGATGGCTGCGAGGCTTGGTTCAGAGCTGGGAAGTTTTGAATCTGCCGTCACGGACGAGAATGAAGGTGCTGGCTGGTCGTCCGAAACTTTCTTGTTCCGACCCTTCCTTCTAGGTGGCGAGACAGGCGCATCTAGCGTAGATAGTAACGGCTTCCCATCCTCGAGAACCTGATGGCTAGTCGAACTGGACTGTAGTTGTTTGTGTTCCCCGTTCAGACTGCGCTTCATGATGCTATCACATATGAACTGGAGGGGGACTGCTTGTGGGCCTCTGAAAATTCATCACATGAGCGTTTGCAGATGGCATTCCATGGGCTACATATTCTTCAAGTGCCCTGTCGAAATCTACACTTGCCAATAATTATGAGTGGAAAAGAGATGACAATGTCAAGGgcagatgatgatcatcGGTGTTATGTATTGCTTAGTCATACTGTTCATGTCTCTATCCACCATTATATTTCACATTCCTTCACTCCATGCTTTGCCAACTATCTGCAAAAATACAAGTGCAAGCAAATATATCTAATTGATCCTGAAGTGTCGTCCCATTGGCTTCAATGGCTTGAAATCGCCATACCACCGTCGTCTGAGCTTGTCTAAGCCAGCCAGAGCTTCAGCTCCTCGGTGATAGCGACCGTTCCATGTACTCAAGGACGCTTCCTTGGTGACAAGGCTGGGTCTGAAATGGATTGACAGCAAGACAGAATAGGTAACTAATGCGAAGTTTAGGTCTTTACATGCAGCAATCTTGCGGACTATCGTTGGAGTTCCCACCATCCTCACAACCCTTTGTTTGGAGACACCAACTCCTCTAGCATGGACTTCCACGATCAAGGAGATGAGCAATTCGCTCACCCGAAAACATGAGACGCTTCGTATGAAACATGCGTGGCATGAATGGAGACATTGGGGAGATGACTTGACTTGGTCTCTCCGTTCGCCCTTACGTCTTGGCCGCTAACTTATCATTATAAAGTTGTCTGTATTGTTGATTTGTTGTTCTGTGCTTCAAAGTCAATGTAATATTAATACAACCCAGCTCACATATGCGCCAGTGTTTGCCGACAATTAGGCTATAGCTCGTAAGCAGTTAGTATTGCGGCTGTCATATGCGCCTCTCATGTAGGTCTTATGCACCAACTATTGATCACCATGAGAGCTAACAAACACTCGTCCTGAACAGACAACTTGCATCGGACCTACTCTGCTCTTTGTCTTATTAATCTTTCCCAGGCACAGGTTTCCCAGCCAGCAGCTCAGTGGAGATGTCGATCATTTTGATGAAGACAAGCCATTCCAATGAAGTCCGGTTCGGGGACCAAACCTTACTGTAAAAGTCCCGAC
The Aspergillus fumigatus Af293 chromosome 4, whole genome shotgun sequence DNA segment above includes these coding regions:
- a CDS encoding putative raffinose synthase protein Sip1, which gives rise to MQVSTRNTSTRPIIGPGRHQMPSQLQFYRPAQMSLFARVTCYPPLGQVTGIPRVQKALQSEKDDTLRFTVVIESSSLFPEQPWEAQIWHNLGSSEWSALPLKRCEPIVAPLMNGDEEDYKYRRYVFSEEITLPATAGYVHFTVRFRATPEAEWQWVNQQRHINDGELVFAARESQFDSGVSPSVTMDPARAPSYSPSAMTHGSTSRASERVGFDKFFDNLSTDVEVESRTSEAPASLLWSLSGSVEAAKEGESGLRRVSLGKPSSIARYFALVRVWIPWLGPRHGKKNFSLTEDAVLCSFLRTDGSHLVLLAVSGISDVLTVLASNEKGEVVIKAKSDHTEASKFQVLASAADDFEVAMSAVIYEARKMVRPYATEGLSDRSPTPVSPMDNDIVVVEKDPQAQWMSEWYDGLGYCTWNGLGQNLTEENILFALNSLKEKGIEIQNLFIDDNWQTLDNEGESQFNRAWTRFEADSKAFPQGFKRGIETIRQKHRNIQHIAVWHALFGYWGGISPNGDLARAYKTKEVQITDPATGGTVAHASEKGSLLAIDPEDIQRFYDDFYSFLSSVGVDSVKTDAQFYLDLLKDPEDRRRFMNAYQDAWSISSLNHFSTRAISCMSMIPQAIFHSHLPTNKPQIALRNSDDFFPEIPASHTWHVFCNAHNALLTRYLNVLPDWDMFQTCHPYASFHAAARCLSGGPIYITDEPGKHGLPVINQMTAPTIHGSTVILRPSIVGRTLDMYHDYNEGNVLRIGTYTGWAKTGSGILGLFNIHAAGSSCIVPLRDFPGIHAGSDGQYIIRAHTSGKITEPIHPSDDKALVSVVLEQKEWEILTAYPTKSFTLRGSRGCNADGSRLTHVAILGLLGKMTGAAAVTNSDIIMAENGRLRFDVSLKGLGTLGIYFSDLQNWSIARNFMVTIRGRAVPRKTVWKEGGAHAKVLAVDVQAAWKAMGLDSGWSNEVLVQVFVG